The Vanessa atalanta chromosome 7, ilVanAtal1.2, whole genome shotgun sequence genomic interval AATGTACAGTAGTCGAAATCTTCTTCTTTTGAAAAATCGGTGCTTGTCGAAGTTTACGTAAGAGGAATAATGACCATAGTGTAGAGGTAGACTGCTCACTGCAgtgataactttttaattcatGGTTCACACTTCCGTTTCCACAGATATCAATTGTTTATGGTAATCGATTCGTATGTTTTAGACgtacatataattttctaaaatttattttatgaaataaaataaagctagaAGTTTgctacttaattttatatattccatCCATTCGCCAGTAACTACGAAGCGCAATTATATGTTtagtattgttaattattaatgccataaaaaaaaaacaaaagatgaaatataatattcgaaaaATATACCGTAGTCCGTGTTTTGCAGTAAATTACTAAATTTACAGTGATAGGATCAAATAaagcaattacaaaaaaaaatatagttgtattattattaataatattaatatgaatattaatattaattattaataatatgaatgatacccaaagttttattgaaattagtaacaaatcaaataatttttaactaaaaaatgcTATTACCATTAGCTAAAAGGTACTGcttgttattgtattttctaCTTTATGATTATGTCTATATTTCAAACTATATTGCATAGAAGTCATAGAACATTATAATACAGATGACATACAGATGGAACTGTTTATCATCTGTGATCCGTCACCTGTGCTATAATATGTCATAAGTTCTACACGTTTGATGTCgtacaattttatgaaatatttaatagagattttttactttaagacACACACGGTAAAAAAACTTTTCGGTTGATAATGGAATATATATCACCTGAAAATGAGTTAGTCCCTAATGGGACTCGaatgtaagttattattacTGTGTACTTGGTATTTTAAAGGTTATAACAAGTGATAACTTTAACATACAAAGCTATTTATCGGTGGGCCAATATGAgtgaaattatacttaaaaaaatagccTTATGGAGAACGAATGTGACACTtagaaataattagtattatagaagtatatttaaagtgcggtaaattaatacatatttttacagaTTATGCTGCCAATGTGCAGTGCCAATCGAAGCAAACCCTTCGAACATGTGTGTCGCATGTCTAAGAGCTCATGTTGATATCACAGATGGCATACCAAAACAAGCAACCTTGTTTTTTTGCAGAGGCTGTGAAAGGTAGTTTATTTGCTAATAGTACATGAGAAACATAAAGGAAATAGTAGTAACTTCTTAAGTAATTCACCTTGcaaatacaaattttttttagatacttGCAACCTCCCTCAGAATGGTTAGTTTGTGCTCTTGAATCTCGGGAGCTTCTTGCCGTTTGTTTAAAAAGACTTAAAGGTCTTAATCGAGTTAAATTAGTTGATGCTGGCTTTGCTTGGACTGAACCACATTCCAAGAGGATTAAAGtaagtatatgtttatataattatgataaattaaatgagTATTATATTCAGATTTACATTActgtaaagtaatttttaatattccaatttacttaactaaataaataataaattgcttaAAGGTAAAGCTAACAGTACAAGGTGAAGTGATGGGTGGAACAGTTCTCCAGCAGACATTCATAGTGGAATATGTGATTCAGCATCAGATGTGTGATGCTTGTCATCGTTCAGAAGCTCAGGATTACTGGCGTGCCCTGGTACAAGTGCGTCAAAGAGCTAATAACAGAAAGACATTTTATTACTTGGAGCAATTGATATTAAGGCACAAAGCTCATGTTAATACACTTGGAATTAAACCTAACTGTGGTAACTATTTctctcatatatataatttctgtaGGTTATTCATTATATTCCATTCAAATCAAAGGGatgaatataaatgatttacacATTCCATacagctctgctatattatgcactacaattgttttgtaattaatgtctttatttatgaCAACATTATTgcatttaactaattatatgctctttaattttactttcaaagtttcaTTAACAACTTTGTTGTAATTCTTAATgccattttattacaaatccataaatatgtaaaaagtaaCCAATATTGTTGTGGTTTAAACTTATAACAGCCTTTGAGGCCCTTTTGCACAGCACCACACTGTCCTATAGTAGCTACACCATTGGCTGTAAGCTATAACATTTCTCTtttgattaagttttaaaaaggttttattgtttaatatacaaaataataataataatagtacccCATTATGCATAGtacttaatattcttttaaaactaatgataaaaatatttaatttttgcagAGGGTTTGGACTTTTTCTATGCTACAGAAAATCATGCTCGGAAAATGGTTGACTTTATTCAATCAGTGCTGCCAATCAAATGCCAGCAATCAAAGAAACTGATTTCACACGATATTCACAGTAATATCTATAATTACAAATTCACATTCAGTGTTGAAATTGTGCCTTTATCAAAGGACAGTGTTGTATGCTTACCTAAGAAGTTGACACAGAGTCTGGGATCGATATCACCTATATGTTTGGTGCAGCGTGTCACAAgcactttacatttaattgatgCATACACTGGACAAGGTATTCTGagctattttcttttgtttaatattttaataggcaGAGGGACAAATGACATTAATTTAACTTCTGTTCATAAAAACTGAGTTTTGTGAGAATCATAAACCACTCTTTCCGTTATTGACTTACTtgtggtatttattatattgtatcacttacgtctgtaattacactggctcacttgctTATGCTGAAACCTGAAACAGCAATATGGACTTAATATCGAGTGGttgataatttaatgaattgatTTATACTATCAgactaataaaatacataaacatattatatccgGTATTCCAACTGTTCAACTGCTAGATACTATATCTAGCTTAGCTGTTAGAATATGGTGTGTTGTTGCCTTCAAATGACAATCCAAAtgtgcttgtaagagcctagTTGATAGGagtaaatttagattttgacaAAAAGTATTACacacttttaattataatatttaacaaaaaaatctatcatGAAATAAAAGATACATTCATCTTGCAGCAGTTATAACAAACTAGTCTTCCGCAGTGGCTTTGCCCGCCTTTTTCTTTGTTGGTGTTAGGGATAAAATAGTAGCTTATGTCTTTCCTTGGGGTTCATGTTAGCTTCATACCTAATATCATCAAATTTGTTTCGGTGGTTTAGCTGTGAAAGTATAACAAACATAATAGATCGATGAAGAGATATTGTGCAATAAGTTTTTGTACATGTACTTAGCAATTGTTTGTTTTTCccattatgttatgttaaaccTTGGCTTGTAGTTTTAGTGTAGTTGTTATTGGAAATTCTTTGCTTTTAGTTCTTAAtttgattgaaaattttatGTTGTTTGCAGTTTGTGATATATCATCAACCCAATATTGGCGCTATCCATTCAATCCAATATGTAATCCGAAACAGTTGGTGGAATATATTGTTATGGACATTGATATATTAAAGGAACatgtaggtatttatatatttttaataacatctttgtcattattttatctataataatgatGCCATCGCACCCCTAAAcatgttattgaaataaagtgACTCACTGCTTTTTTCATTTGCGTTATGCGCTTGAGCACGAATTGGCAGATGgcagatgaaaaaaatattgaattaattgccACAACAGTGGTATGCACATTCCTTACTAGGACATGGTACATTAGTGTATTTTCGCCTTTAACCCCAGGTTATGAATTAATAAgcttataagttatatatatgaatattttttttttgccaggAAAAGAAAACTTTCCCAGGACAAGGCACGGTGTCGAACAAGCATGTTATAGCAGATGTATGGGTTGTTAAAGCGAGTGAACTTGGCCTAGATATAAGTCCAGTGCATACGAAAACACATTTAGGACATATATTAAAACCCGGTGACACCGTATTGGGGTAAGATATGAACAGAGTTATTAAACTATGGAAAAGATTTATCTTGAGAAAAAGTTTGACGTTAAGGGTTTTTGTGATGATGACCTTGAGATTTTAgttgttttgatatatatgaAATGTTTCAATAACTTTTAGATACAATTTGGGTGAATCAAACGTGAACGACGTGCACCTGGAAAAACTGGACCGCAGCTTGATCCCCGACGTGTACCTCGTCAAGAAGCACTACGGGGAGAAAGCGGCACGAAGACGCGCGCGCGCCTGGAAGCTGCGACACATGCACGAGCAGCCCGTCTCCATCACCGACGAGTGAGTACACGCACACCGCTGCGCCACACTGTACGCACACACTCGCGAACGAGCAATACGGGGAGAGATCGATATACATGCACGAGCAGGGCTAAGCTTAGAAATGGTTTTAGTCCGATACGCTTTCACTAAAAATGGGTTATGGCACAAAGTTTTTGTATACGTCATAACTGTTGTCGGAAAATCATAatgaatttgttataaatttcattattaacaaaaaatgtatcTTAATCATCCTGAAATtgcaacatattattttatgaaataatgatataaattgatcaaaagtcaaaaatctttattcaatatagaagtatatacacttgcttattgattgtcaaaaatctaccaccggttcggaatttagcacctcagacctgagaagaaccggcgaaagaaactcagcgggatatattttttttttttaaccattttccgtgtacaatgaaaattatattttagttatttgaaacagcctggaggcgatcatttaaTTCCCAAAAGATCAGATCAGATCAGATCATCCTCAATCAGTTttgttagaaaataatatatatcgtatCGTGTTTTTGACTTATAGCGCAGGCCATGGAAAAgccacaaataaataaaaatctctttataaaatgtaagaCGTTACTGTTTGACACACGCATTTCATCTTCACCGTCCAACCGATCGCGAATAGTATTATGTTATGTAGGTGGGTAGTAACGTAAACCTTAGGCCGCTCGCCCACGGCGACTTTTTGCAGCGATATTGTCGCGCGTTAGTCACATTTGTAACgcaaaaaataacgatattaaaaaatatacagttttatatcgTGACTCTATCCTAATAGttatatgttgttattttagGTTATGTTGTTATTATAGATTTGATTTCTGGCTAGGAAAATAATTGATCAAAAATCCAATGATACCGTTCTAGTTTTCGTCAAATTCGGGCCCGATAGACCTTTGAGTATTTTTTGCGTATCACTCTGTGTATTTGCAAAATGAACGCcatgatataaattttcatattaggCCACGCGTGCGCAACCAGAATTGAAAAGTAGTATGGGCCTTTAAAAGCATTACtcatataatcataaaatcaaGTTGTTTCATTTTGCCTCCTTACCCTATCATGATGTAAATGCGACAAGATAGGAAATTCTAGTCATGATTAGTTTCatgatattttacataatatttttcgtaCGAATGGCATTGTTGCTATCTAATCTCATTTAATTTCACGTGCTTACCTCGTACCGAACACTAACgtatatacgatatatataaaaaataaacctcgACCTTGGCCCAAATAACATTCttgagagaaataaaaaaatctttgcttTCGTTACTAGAAGTGTTGGTAGCCTGAACATTGTATTGACtgggttaatttttatttttaattaacatgacaAAATGCCTGCATTTAATACTTTAtgtcaatacatatttattgggTGGTAATACTTGCTAACCCaattgggtaggtaccacccactcatcagataactATTGAATAAGTTATTTTTCTATCAAAGTTTCATATCATAGGTATgtgttaatataatcttttatcaatgaatttcaattataataacatgTTTTAATCATTGaatcaatacaatacaaaagatcattcaattatataaagtatttgccaatatttaaggaaaaaaaagaaCGTAAGTCGTTTCGTTATCGTTATCGTTTTCTCTCTTCGTTATTGAATTATGCCAATATTGAGAGtcattggtttattttatttatatatttaatgattaaaaaccGTTTTTTTTCTGCTAAGTTGAACCTAAATAAAATACTGAATCGCAATTAGTAGAGCTTAATGCAATCGCTTTATCAATGTACTCTCTTGTACATAGAAGAAATGTATGAATAACTTTGAGAGGTGGTCGCATTTACTTTAGGGACTTCATCCCCTCTTCAGTATCCTTGACAAAGTATATGCAACGATTAATAATGTGATCGGTTGAgaagttaagacgtgaaagcgtaacaaacaaacacacactttaacatttataatattagaggatataatatgatacatttttttttccacaGTGATTATAACGAGTTTTTGGATGACTTAGAAGAAGACCCAGCTATGAGACAGAATATCAACATATTCAAGGACGAGAACAAGATACCAGTCGACACCGATGAAATAGATCCGTCCTTACCGAGAATCACTCTTGCTGAAATGCTGGACGATTTGATCATTGAAGACGAAGAAATGACAGAAGTTTAAAGTTGATTTGTATGAATTTGGCATATTGatgtactttataataaaacatatatatttaataccctTATCTCTTTCCTTGTCTCTTGTTCtcacattttaaaattgaaaattaattatattaaacttaagaGTGAACGTCTGTAAATGTCCAACCGAGGCACTATGGACTATTTTTCTATTGAGAAGAAGACTTATTTTAACATGCTGATCCAGTGTCAGATGGTTGATAAAATGTATGTGGCGATATTTATCCGACCGATTaagtacgagataaattatatacaaattatattattaaattggttGTGCTGGACATTCTGAGTCAATTTACATGATCTAACCGTTGATCCatctcgtaatattttaaattaaaacaagaatattaaacaaatataatttttgtgtttgaaaaccgtataaataaaaaattataataatatctaaaaggCGCAGGATGGCTTTCTTCTATAttcatcaatatatttaaatttgccaGTAACAGTTTTTAACAAACTGCTAGTTACACGACTCTCTTTAATAGACATcccatcaaattaatttaacgcaACTTTGTTCTTAGTCCTACGATCACACAACACGTATGAACGCACGCATATACACATTCGATTTTCATTTATACAATAGTCGCCGAGGCCGAAATTGACCAGGAGAACATGACATTTcacttattatagtattatcttTTAGTTTTGAATATAATGTAAACTTAATCTTTATGTAAATTCCTATTTTGGCTTTGTTtgcaactaaattaataaattttatatactagcTTTTAGATTTCCCAAAAATTACCAATTAACGACCtgcgtggtcgagtagtgtgtacaccggttttcatgggtatgccactccgaggtcctgggtttgattcccggccgagtcgatgtagaaaaagttcattagttttctatgtggtcttgggtctgggtgttagtggtaccgtcgttacttttgattttccataacacaagtgctttagctacttatattgggatcagagtaatgtatgtgatgttatacATTTTGtcgtatatgttttaaaaacaggAAATTAGCAAATATTTGCATACAATCAATATCGCGATCGCGATCTTCGCTGTATTACGCAGTACGAACTGCTAACATCTTACGACTTTTCATCATTCAAAGATCTTTCTATTTTGGTTTTTTGCTTCTCTATTATATACCGTACTTTCTATCTGCCTTTTGTTGTATAATCTGTgactttatgatataaaaaaatatgacggaTTAAACTACTAactttacccgagcgaagctaAGATATCTGGGATATCTAGTTTTAATCTTTGTGATAAATTGTCTTTCGAATTACTTTCCTAGTTTCGTCTACGTTAACGCCATGACCTActtcttcaaaatataaaacttaacgttattatataaaatagaccaACAAGgtctaataacaaaatatgatataaaactttatgtaaAAATCCCATAACGTTTAATGTATGTTCGTTGGTTATGTTATGTTggatgtattgttttttttggttaaacgaaaaaataaataaataaacaaacatacctCTTTGAATAAGTATGATAATGTGATCGATAACGGATTAAAGGCTTAtcgatagtaaaatattatcccTTTATCacaaaaatcaaacaattttgCTTTAGTTTGTTAATACGCGCATACGGAATATGGCACTAAGACTTTAAAAAGAGTTATAaagattttgaaaaattttgaaattctgcactaaaaataaattcacatttaTCCTACATTTTGAAAGACTCATCGACAACCACAATGAAAGTGTTTTTAGGAAtacttttcataataaattcatGTGTAGCAACTAAACTTATAACCTCgggtaagtatatttttttagtttttgcatCAAATAGTTATGGAAacatttttttgacatttatattttaaaacctttaaattAGGTTTTTATCAACAATTTCGAAACGAAGTGCCTTCGGCGCTACGGGTTGTGCTGCGAAAGTATTAGTTATCGTTACAGCAGGCGGGTGTTGCACCCCCTTTACGCCTTCGGTTTCTTAAAAAACACTACTCAAGGGGTATGATCGCCAAGACCATGTTGAGTTAACAGAGTCAGAATCAAATGTATGAATCTAAGCCTTCTGACAAAATGATCAAAAGCAACCACAATAAACATATTGTTGTAATCAGCAACCAAACCACCATATACAACATTATGTTTCtccaaaatcaaatcaaatcaattttattcaagtaaacttcataacgaagtgtttttaaatcattgatattaaaaaaactaccaccgtttcggaaagcagcctccaacGAGAACAAActgcaagaaactcgcatagttgctcttttcaaataaacagatttacaatgctgttttttacaataattagtgtcctgcgatggaaaccgagcctaaatccaggcgttttttttttctaaaaagtactcatttaatgaataataatcgtGCGGCGGATCCATTAACCCACACTTTTTTTGCTGCAGTGGCGTTAATACGAAAATACAATTGAATGCAATGAAATTTTAACGACGGCCGTTTCCATTGTAAcgtaatttaaactaaaaaaatatcaaaaatatagtttaattttatatcgtaaACAAGCAGCCAGCCAGTTTTAtgcagatatttaaaattacacagcggattttgatgcagtttttttaatagaaagattgatttaagaggaaggtttatatgtataatacatgctcaatatagtagagaaacactaatGATTTTAAAGGTTTCTGAACTTATgtcctaaaaaaaaatcacatttttagcgcttacattgcaaacgctgactgaaccctacaagatagatcaaaataatgtactacagtattgtacaccttaaagaggttttcaaaaaagtccgcgattgtatatgtctatctcttagggatagcccgcaacaacaatttttatgagatataatggcttattttcgaagcgattttaaagcaatacagcaagaatccttatccaattaagtactttaaatacattggatgtaatttaaatgaatattttcgaagatattgcaTATTTAAAGcacagggacatagcggtttgtattgtctaataactgaaaaactgtgaacgttgtaagacattctgtggtatatttagtatcagcaatgcactcgtgcgaagccggagtgggtcgctagtaatttataatttaacaaacttcGTAGTAGCTAAAATGTCACTGCCAAATGTTACTCATCTCTTAATCGATAgtctaaaatattctaattgCAAAACTTTATGTACGATTTTCAGATGAGCtccgaaaattatttattaaggctGTAAAGAATGAAACAACAGACAATGAATGGAAAACGATTCAAGATGTTTTCGAAATATACAGACCAGCTTCCAATGCTCTTAAAATGCAATACGAAACAAATACTAGATCGGTTAGTAAGTACattgaataacaaataatatttcgataACAGATCttgtatcttattatttttatcttatctaATCAATAAACTTGACTTCAAGAGCGCCTATTCTAAGTGCCGCTTGTCAATTTCTGACATTTTTAAGTTTGTGTGCGTACTGCGTGTGTGCATGCATAtcatcaacaacaacaacaacaactactactactatagcCAACCCAATCGATGTAAAGCATCGTGAagctattacattatttatttcgtatatattttctatgggtttaatttttaattgaaataaaatgacatatgaatcataataaattactaaaataattgtaatatattggatatacacacagtaaa includes:
- the LOC125065147 gene encoding 60S ribosomal export protein NMD3, translated to MEYISPENELVPNGTRILCCQCAVPIEANPSNMCVACLRAHVDITDGIPKQATLFFCRGCERYLQPPSEWLVCALESRELLAVCLKRLKGLNRVKLVDAGFAWTEPHSKRIKVKLTVQGEVMGGTVLQQTFIVEYVIQHQMCDACHRSEAQDYWRALVQVRQRANNRKTFYYLEQLILRHKAHVNTLGIKPNCEGLDFFYATENHARKMVDFIQSVLPIKCQQSKKLISHDIHSNIYNYKFTFSVEIVPLSKDSVVCLPKKLTQSLGSISPICLVQRVTSTLHLIDAYTGQVCDISSTQYWRYPFNPICNPKQLVEYIVMDIDILKEHEKKTFPGQGTVSNKHVIADVWVVKASELGLDISPVHTKTHLGHILKPGDTVLGYNLGESNVNDVHLEKLDRSLIPDVYLVKKHYGEKAARRRARAWKLRHMHEQPVSITDDDYNEFLDDLEEDPAMRQNINIFKDENKIPVDTDEIDPSLPRITLAEMLDDLIIEDEEMTEV